From Thalassoglobus sp. JC818, one genomic window encodes:
- a CDS encoding DUF420 domain-containing protein, translating into MKNGFLGYDASFMLDFVVTALVAIVPVLLYSLYVVKFQKKYRLHRNLQIALGLTLLVAVTAFEVDTQIIHGGWENIVNKNPDSPRLSGEDYQYARSVLHFHLIFAISTPFLWAITLFLAMKRFRGDPKPGAHSRLHKALGWASVIDIVMTSVTGLWFYYVAFVV; encoded by the coding sequence ATGAAAAACGGTTTCCTTGGATACGATGCTTCGTTCATGCTGGACTTCGTTGTGACCGCTCTGGTCGCAATCGTACCTGTCCTGCTGTACAGTCTTTACGTCGTCAAGTTTCAGAAAAAGTATCGGCTTCATCGAAACTTGCAGATCGCCTTGGGACTGACTCTTCTGGTCGCAGTCACAGCTTTTGAAGTTGACACTCAAATCATCCATGGCGGATGGGAAAACATAGTCAACAAGAACCCTGACTCTCCGCGACTGTCAGGAGAGGACTACCAATACGCACGAAGTGTTCTCCACTTTCACTTGATCTTCGCCATCAGCACCCCGTTTCTCTGGGCGATCACACTGTTCCTGGCGATGAAAAGGTTTCGCGGAGACCCCAAGCCGGGCGCTCACAGTCGATTGCACAAAGCTCTCGGATGGGCTTCGGTCATCGACATCGTCATGACCTCGGTCACCGGCCTCTGGTTCTATTACGTGGCCTTCGTCGTCTGA
- the coaD gene encoding pantetheine-phosphate adenylyltransferase, whose protein sequence is MSADQRRTAIYAGTFDPVTLGHEDIVLRSSKLFDEVIVGIGINPDKHPLFSAEERKQFMEEIFSHVPNVRVECFTGLTVDFAHERGASVMVRGVRTVSDTELEFTMALANHTIAPDLETVFLMAAEAYSHISSTLIKQIATMGQNTSSEQLRKFVPVPVIQPLLERVRQK, encoded by the coding sequence ATGTCCGCAGATCAACGACGGACAGCGATTTATGCTGGAACATTCGATCCCGTGACGCTGGGACATGAAGACATTGTCCTCCGGAGCTCAAAGCTCTTCGACGAAGTCATCGTCGGCATCGGGATCAATCCCGACAAGCACCCACTCTTCTCAGCGGAGGAACGCAAGCAGTTCATGGAAGAGATTTTTTCGCATGTTCCGAATGTCCGAGTGGAGTGTTTCACCGGTCTGACGGTTGATTTCGCTCACGAACGCGGAGCATCGGTCATGGTCCGGGGTGTGCGAACTGTCTCAGACACCGAACTCGAATTCACGATGGCCCTCGCCAACCACACGATTGCTCCCGATCTGGAGACGGTGTTTCTCATGGCGGCCGAAGCGTACTCGCATATTTCCAGCACACTCATCAAGCAGATCGCGACGATGGGCCAGAACACGAGTTCAGAACAATTGCGGAAATTCGTCCCGGTTCCCGTCATTCAGCCGCTGCTCGAACGGGTTCGACAGAAGTAG
- a CDS encoding ThuA domain-containing protein, with amino-acid sequence MPSRIVCFILFLLLAAIPGSLMAEQNSPPVRILFVTQSKGFVHGSVRRVEELAPAEIALTQLAQQSKEFSIDCTQDCEADFTPENLKNYDIVAFYTSGDLPISEEAMDYFFSEWLREEGHGVLGFHSATDTFHNDKRYWDMIGGTFIHHPWGSGTEVTLTNHEPDNPIMASFGPEHSQQEEIYMYRNWQPEKVRVLMSLDYSKSPTNSPVNTQYGYHVPVCWIKNYGDGKVYVNNLGHREDTWTRQEYLDSILSAIRWIKGDLEVDATPNPELSQAQEAKAKSDFEAGQFRKQK; translated from the coding sequence ATGCCATCCCGAATCGTCTGCTTCATCCTGTTTCTGTTGCTGGCTGCAATCCCAGGTTCGTTGATGGCCGAGCAGAATTCCCCACCGGTTCGAATTCTCTTCGTCACTCAAAGCAAAGGATTCGTTCACGGATCGGTGCGCCGGGTCGAAGAGCTCGCCCCTGCGGAAATTGCGCTGACTCAACTCGCCCAGCAGTCCAAAGAGTTCAGCATCGACTGCACTCAGGACTGCGAAGCAGACTTCACTCCTGAGAACCTGAAGAACTACGACATCGTCGCGTTCTACACATCCGGCGATCTACCGATCAGCGAAGAAGCGATGGACTATTTCTTCAGCGAATGGCTTCGCGAAGAAGGTCATGGTGTCCTCGGTTTTCACTCCGCGACGGACACCTTTCACAACGACAAGCGGTATTGGGACATGATCGGTGGGACGTTCATTCATCACCCGTGGGGTTCTGGAACAGAGGTCACGCTGACAAACCACGAACCAGATAACCCGATCATGGCTTCCTTCGGTCCGGAACATAGCCAGCAGGAAGAGATCTACATGTACAGGAACTGGCAACCCGAGAAAGTTCGAGTCCTGATGAGCCTCGACTACTCGAAGAGCCCGACAAACTCTCCGGTCAACACGCAATACGGCTATCACGTTCCAGTTTGCTGGATCAAGAATTACGGAGATGGAAAAGTCTACGTCAACAATCTCGGTCACCGAGAAGACACCTGGACACGTCAGGAATATCTCGATTCGATCCTGTCAGCCATCCGCTGGATCAAGGGTGATCTCGAGGTGGATGCCACTCCCAATCCGGAGTTGTCTCAGGCACAGGAAGCCAAAGCCAAGAGCGACTTCGAAGCGGGGCAGTTTCGGAAGCAGAAATAG
- a CDS encoding M42 family peptidase, which translates to MELLQKLTQTPSVPGREDRIREVIQEVITEKNLFDEIRTDAMGSLIAVRRPRPKSGSPAEKPVKVMLAAHMDQIGFLVSHVSSEGYLRVNPVGGFDTRNLFARRVRVCTSDGDLPGVMNPAGKPVHIASAEEKKNVPEITEFFIDLSLDGEQVNKQVKIGDMVVLDGPFSDVGDSVVSQCLDNRVGCWAVIRAIEALEHHDCEIHAAWTVQEEVGLRGAMPAAYDIQPDIGLSCDTTLSCKLPGVPEEQHITIPGNGVCLKIMDSSTIADLKLLEELEAIAKANDIPCQRGILPRGGQDGAMIQKSRSGVRTAVFACPVKYIHTVTEMSHKTDLDSYPRLLTAYLSQL; encoded by the coding sequence CTGTTGCAAAAACTGACTCAAACTCCTTCTGTCCCCGGCCGGGAAGATCGTATCCGTGAGGTCATTCAAGAAGTCATTACGGAAAAGAATCTGTTCGATGAGATTCGCACCGACGCGATGGGTTCTCTCATCGCTGTCCGTCGCCCTCGTCCGAAAAGTGGATCTCCTGCTGAAAAGCCCGTGAAAGTCATGCTTGCGGCGCACATGGATCAAATCGGGTTTCTCGTTTCACACGTCAGTTCCGAAGGTTATCTGCGAGTCAATCCAGTCGGAGGGTTCGACACACGAAATCTCTTCGCACGCCGGGTTCGTGTTTGTACGTCGGATGGTGACTTGCCCGGGGTAATGAATCCCGCAGGAAAACCAGTTCACATCGCCAGTGCCGAGGAGAAGAAGAACGTTCCTGAGATCACGGAATTCTTCATCGACTTGTCGCTTGATGGAGAGCAAGTGAACAAGCAAGTCAAAATCGGAGACATGGTTGTGCTCGACGGACCGTTCTCGGACGTCGGTGACAGCGTTGTCTCGCAGTGTCTGGACAATCGCGTCGGATGCTGGGCAGTGATACGGGCGATTGAAGCCCTTGAGCATCACGACTGCGAAATCCACGCTGCCTGGACCGTTCAAGAAGAAGTTGGGCTTCGCGGAGCAATGCCAGCCGCTTATGACATTCAGCCTGATATCGGACTGTCATGCGACACCACCTTGAGCTGCAAGCTTCCCGGAGTTCCTGAAGAGCAGCACATTACGATTCCCGGCAATGGTGTTTGCCTCAAGATTATGGACTCGTCCACAATTGCCGATTTGAAACTGCTCGAGGAACTCGAAGCGATTGCAAAAGCGAACGACATCCCCTGCCAGCGAGGAATCCTCCCTCGCGGTGGACAAGATGGAGCCATGATCCAGAAGTCGCGATCAGGTGTTCGAACAGCCGTCTTCGCGTGCCCCGTAAAGTACATCCACACGGTCACTGAAATGTCACACAAGACCGACCTCGATTCTTACCCTCGATTGTTGACAGCCTATCTGTCCCAACTCTAA